A portion of the Pseudomonas protegens CHA0 genome contains these proteins:
- a CDS encoding ShlB/FhaC/HecB family hemolysin secretion/activation protein, whose amino-acid sequence MRTLASLLLVGCCTSVYADSLPRFLNSNDSINNLPQPNLPVDAYRPATPQPQLPEQPTAPQGQQPLMMGTKVTVRQVQIEGGTVYPLEELAAIYQPLIGHEASFGQLIEATRSITRRYQKDGYLLSYAFMPQQNFDQGVLRVVLVEGYIRDYQLQGDIGPVSAYLDKLVSKLKAERPLTRKTFERYTTLMSKVPGVTLQAVVPPPGTTDGATQLVAVASRKAIATTLNSTDDNRNGLQALVGITSNSQTAWGEQLSLSGLFPPGHDKEHYYRLDYSQLLGSEGTQLSLYGARYRADPRSNVQLDNGIELEPHRENDRFSIGVSHPFIASPNEMLTAGTRLYAVNDKTRYRVSNSPLTLEEKTDIRALALEADWSKSDPRQLRILSAGLYRGLDSMGAETNNSLYDLDFFRLRLAGVQSDRFLDNWQGVLSAAWYWSNDNLPDSERASFGGQNFARGYPDDQATGDKGWGVAYEVNYSFNREGPWVRVLQPYVVLDRSKTWFNQLPVRGSSLSSAAVGLRFGDAKHYNIALEAAKPMSDEALDTYNRKPRYTLSFSYQL is encoded by the coding sequence ATGCGCACGTTGGCCAGTTTGTTGTTAGTTGGATGCTGTACCTCCGTTTACGCCGACTCCCTTCCGCGCTTTCTCAACAGCAATGACAGCATCAACAACCTGCCCCAACCCAACCTGCCGGTGGATGCCTACCGCCCGGCAACTCCGCAACCGCAACTGCCCGAGCAACCCACTGCGCCGCAAGGCCAGCAGCCGCTGATGATGGGCACCAAGGTCACGGTGCGCCAGGTGCAGATCGAGGGCGGCACGGTCTACCCCCTGGAAGAACTGGCAGCGATCTACCAGCCACTGATCGGCCACGAAGCCAGCTTCGGCCAGTTGATCGAAGCCACGCGCAGCATTACCCGGCGCTATCAGAAGGACGGCTACCTGCTGTCCTACGCCTTCATGCCACAGCAGAACTTCGACCAGGGCGTGCTGCGGGTAGTGCTGGTGGAAGGCTACATCCGGGACTACCAGCTGCAGGGCGACATCGGCCCGGTATCCGCCTACCTGGACAAACTGGTGAGCAAACTCAAGGCCGAGCGCCCGCTGACCCGCAAGACCTTCGAACGCTACACCACACTGATGAGCAAGGTTCCCGGGGTCACCCTGCAGGCGGTAGTGCCGCCACCGGGCACTACCGACGGCGCGACCCAACTGGTGGCCGTGGCCAGCCGCAAGGCCATCGCCACCACCCTCAACAGCACCGACGACAACCGCAACGGCCTGCAGGCCCTGGTGGGCATCACCAGCAACTCGCAGACCGCCTGGGGCGAACAGCTCAGCCTCAGCGGGCTGTTCCCGCCGGGCCACGACAAGGAACACTACTACCGCCTGGACTACAGCCAGTTGCTGGGTTCGGAAGGCACGCAACTGAGCCTCTACGGCGCCCGCTACCGCGCCGACCCACGGAGCAACGTGCAGCTGGACAACGGGATCGAGCTGGAGCCCCATCGGGAGAACGACCGCTTTTCCATCGGCGTCAGCCACCCTTTCATCGCCTCGCCCAATGAAATGCTCACCGCCGGCACACGCCTGTATGCAGTAAATGACAAGACCCGTTACCGGGTCAGCAACAGCCCGCTGACCCTGGAAGAAAAAACCGACATCCGCGCCCTGGCGCTTGAGGCGGACTGGAGCAAGTCCGATCCGCGCCAACTGCGGATTCTCAGCGCCGGCCTGTATCGGGGCCTGGACAGCATGGGCGCCGAGACCAACAACAGCCTCTATGATCTGGATTTCTTCCGCCTGCGCCTGGCCGGGGTACAGAGCGATCGTTTCCTGGACAATTGGCAAGGCGTGCTTTCCGCCGCCTGGTACTGGAGCAACGACAACCTGCCCGACAGCGAGCGGGCGTCCTTTGGCGGGCAGAACTTCGCTCGCGGCTACCCCGATGACCAGGCGACCGGGGACAAGGGCTGGGGCGTGGCCTACGAAGTGAACTACAGTTTCAACCGCGAGGGGCCCTGGGTGCGTGTGCTGCAGCCCTATGTGGTGCTGGACCGCTCCAAGACCTGGTTCAACCAGTTGCCGGTCAGGGGCAGCAGCCTGTCATCCGCCGCGGTCGGTTTGCGTTTCGGTGATGCCAAGCACTACAACATCGCCCTGGAAGCGGCCAAGCCGATGTCCGATGAAGCCCTCGACACCTACAACCGCAAGCCACGCTATACCTTGAGCTTCAGCTATCAACTTTGA
- a CDS encoding collagen-like triple helix repeat-containing protein yields the protein MKTQFGWKALTAITMILTLSLAGCSGGGGGHKSGGSSSPASASGGTDGTGGTGGGTGGTGGTGGGTGGTGGGTGGTGGTGGGTGGTGGTGGTGGTGGTTTPLTTSSLVSDLGTTLSGVGTGVSGLGTSLATVPVVGGVVQSAVNTTGNVVDTVGDGLTNGLGTLGTDPKALSKTTATVGNVVSDVGTGVTDLSGKLATTTQSVPVVGGLVTRVAPVVGGVGTRVTMLGNTLSTVTSSGPLGTLTDNVGDKVLVPVVSLAEDVTGNIGGATGLGSPVKGLLNGVAQAVDSTGNKITDAGNGNPVTNLLGNTLSNASTAVGTAGGYVSNSGSGTGNGSGLGGNNGLLETVGGAVANLSNGLNAGNTNGTVSAGGVTGAAAGNLIASVGGALGGSGTPNLVVTAPLASVGVSLGSALNPVTSSVAGLTQQVGAATGLGSPTSSLLGQVGGAVSNVGAGVASNSGANPIGTALGSTLGAVGNTVASVGGLVNGSTAPSGGLLGGLGANASASGSASAGAGLNGGLGGVLGGLTGALGGNKK from the coding sequence ATGAAAACTCAATTCGGATGGAAAGCGTTAACGGCAATAACCATGATCCTGACCCTCAGCCTGGCAGGCTGCAGCGGCGGTGGTGGCGGTCATAAAAGTGGTGGCAGCAGTTCGCCAGCCAGTGCCAGCGGCGGTACTGACGGCACTGGTGGCACTGGTGGCGGCACCGGCGGAACAGGAGGCACTGGAGGTGGCACTGGTGGTACCGGTGGAGGCACAGGTGGTACCGGCGGCACTGGCGGAGGCACAGGTGGCACAGGTGGAACTGGCGGCACCGGAGGAACTGGCGGTACCACCACTCCCCTGACGACCAGCAGCCTGGTCTCGGATCTGGGTACCACCCTCAGTGGCGTCGGTACCGGTGTCAGCGGCCTGGGCACTTCCCTGGCCACCGTACCCGTGGTTGGAGGCGTGGTACAAAGCGCCGTCAACACCACCGGCAACGTGGTGGACACCGTCGGTGACGGCCTGACCAACGGCCTCGGCACTTTGGGCACCGATCCCAAGGCCCTGAGCAAGACCACCGCCACCGTCGGCAACGTGGTCAGCGATGTGGGTACCGGGGTCACCGACCTCAGCGGCAAACTGGCAACCACCACCCAGAGCGTTCCGGTAGTGGGTGGCCTGGTGACCAGGGTGGCTCCGGTAGTCGGCGGCGTAGGCACCCGGGTGACCATGCTCGGTAATACCCTGAGCACCGTCACCAGCAGCGGACCTCTGGGAACACTGACCGACAATGTCGGCGATAAGGTACTGGTTCCAGTGGTCAGCCTGGCGGAAGACGTGACCGGCAATATCGGCGGCGCCACCGGTCTTGGCTCCCCTGTAAAAGGCCTGCTCAATGGCGTAGCTCAGGCCGTGGACAGCACCGGTAACAAGATCACTGACGCTGGCAACGGCAACCCTGTAACAAATCTGTTGGGCAACACCCTGAGCAACGCAAGTACGGCCGTGGGCACTGCCGGCGGTTATGTGAGCAACTCGGGTAGCGGAACCGGGAATGGCAGTGGCCTCGGCGGCAACAACGGCCTGCTGGAAACTGTCGGCGGTGCAGTGGCCAACTTGAGCAACGGCCTGAATGCCGGCAATACCAACGGTACCGTTAGCGCAGGCGGGGTCACCGGAGCGGCAGCCGGCAACCTGATCGCCTCGGTAGGCGGCGCTCTGGGCGGCAGCGGTACCCCTAACCTGGTAGTCACTGCACCATTGGCCAGCGTCGGAGTGAGCCTGGGTTCGGCATTGAACCCCGTCACCAGTTCGGTTGCCGGCCTGACTCAGCAAGTAGGTGCAGCTACCGGCCTGGGTAGCCCGACCAGCAGTCTTCTGGGCCAGGTGGGCGGCGCAGTCAGCAACGTAGGCGCGGGCGTGGCCAGCAATAGTGGCGCCAATCCGATAGGTACCGCCTTGGGCAGCACCCTTGGAGCCGTGGGCAACACCGTGGCTTCGGTTGGCGGCCTGGTCAACGGCAGCACAGCGCCCAGTGGCGGCTTGCTCGGTGGCCTTGGCGCCAACGCCAGCGCCAGTGGCAGTGCCTCTGCCGGTGCGGGCCTCAATGGCGGCCTGGGTGGCGTGCTCGGCGGCCTGACCGGCGCCCTGGGCGGCAACAAGAAATAA
- the cpaB gene encoding Flp pilus assembly protein CpaB, with translation MNSRLTMGLAGLLLVGAVFFGYWGLVLSRKPEPAPPVQPVAPSVVEPATTSAEDQTRQPVVVLVRDVPPFVPLAATDLALEKLRTAPAGSLSAISQAVGRTPWRQLNAGTWLNEQSFSTGGALARMIHSDERALAVAVDEVIGAAGQLSPGDYVDVVLFLRQDTSNPQQSAQIAVPAMRVLAVGEQLGLANDGQPASPGLSNEEKLKQDQRRLNARTVVLAVPEQLLSRLMLATQVGVLRLAVRSSEEQRLAHYWAGNEEAREHLDATNSNLFQFTQLALGSAPRAPATQGGAARSAVEVIRGNQVTQQTP, from the coding sequence ATGAACAGTCGCCTCACCATGGGTCTGGCCGGACTTCTTCTGGTAGGTGCGGTGTTTTTCGGTTACTGGGGCCTGGTACTCAGTCGTAAACCCGAACCAGCACCACCGGTTCAACCCGTGGCGCCCAGTGTCGTCGAACCAGCCACCACCAGCGCAGAAGACCAGACCCGCCAACCAGTGGTCGTGCTGGTGCGCGATGTGCCGCCCTTCGTGCCCCTCGCCGCCACCGATCTGGCGCTGGAAAAACTGCGTACCGCGCCGGCCGGCAGCCTCAGCGCCATCAGCCAGGCGGTGGGCCGCACACCCTGGCGGCAGTTGAATGCCGGCACCTGGCTCAATGAGCAGAGCTTCAGTACCGGCGGCGCCCTGGCGCGGATGATTCACAGCGACGAACGAGCCCTGGCGGTCGCGGTCGACGAAGTGATCGGCGCCGCCGGACAACTGAGCCCAGGGGACTATGTCGATGTCGTGCTGTTCCTACGCCAGGACACCAGCAACCCGCAGCAGTCGGCACAGATCGCCGTGCCCGCCATGCGCGTGCTGGCTGTCGGCGAACAGCTGGGCCTGGCCAATGACGGGCAGCCCGCCTCCCCCGGGTTGAGCAACGAAGAAAAGCTCAAGCAGGACCAGCGCCGGCTGAATGCGCGCACGGTGGTCCTGGCCGTCCCCGAACAGCTCTTGAGCCGGCTGATGCTTGCCACCCAGGTCGGAGTGCTGCGCCTGGCCGTGCGCAGCAGCGAGGAACAGCGCCTGGCCCATTACTGGGCCGGCAACGAAGAAGCCCGCGAGCACCTCGATGCCACCAACAGCAACCTGTTCCAGTTCACTCAACTTGCCCTGGGCAGCGCCCCGCGCGCACCGGCCACCCAAGGTGGCGCCGCACGGTCGGCGGTGGAAGTGATCCGGGGCAACCAAGTCACTCAACAAACTCCCTGA
- a CDS encoding type II and III secretion system protein family protein — translation MRSRSMPLFSALLTLSLGPLLCTQALAAAVAGCSNLGPLPAVLEIGEGLQQELQSPVAITRLAVGDPKIADVQTTGNKAFLLTGMAPGATSLMVWTACASTPRQSMVFVQGRATADMSTGRLPASDDPLLPSQVQTDIRFVEVSRTKLKEASVSIFGRGHNFLFGAPGTAPVTSGTSGSVTPTFGGRRTNIPLDNGTFNIGFGNGRVLTLINALEGSGFAYTLARPSLVALSGQSASFLAGGEIPIPVPSTGSNSVTIEYKEFGIRLTLTPTIVDRGRISLKVAPEVSELDYSNAVTIAGTQVPALTIRRTDTSISLADGESFVISGLISTNNSSQVNKFPGLGDIPVLGAFFRDTTINREERELLMVVTPHLVQPLAADAKLPALPGERLRNYDPNFYRMFFLENGNFDKRSGLSQ, via the coding sequence ATGCGCAGTCGTTCCATGCCACTGTTCTCCGCACTGCTGACCCTGAGCCTGGGCCCGCTGCTCTGCACCCAGGCCCTGGCTGCGGCGGTGGCAGGCTGTTCGAACCTGGGACCGCTGCCCGCCGTGCTGGAGATCGGCGAAGGCTTGCAGCAGGAACTGCAATCTCCGGTGGCAATCACCCGCCTGGCGGTGGGCGACCCCAAGATCGCGGACGTCCAGACCACCGGCAACAAAGCCTTCCTGCTCACCGGCATGGCGCCCGGCGCCACCAGCCTGATGGTCTGGACCGCCTGCGCCAGTACCCCACGCCAGAGCATGGTGTTTGTCCAGGGCCGGGCCACCGCCGACATGAGCACCGGCCGCCTGCCGGCCAGTGACGATCCACTGCTGCCCAGCCAGGTGCAGACCGACATCCGCTTTGTCGAAGTCAGCCGCACCAAGCTCAAGGAGGCCAGCGTTTCGATCTTCGGCCGCGGGCACAACTTCCTGTTCGGCGCGCCCGGCACCGCCCCCGTTACCAGTGGCACCTCCGGCAGCGTGACCCCGACCTTCGGCGGCCGCCGGACCAACATCCCGCTGGACAACGGCACCTTCAACATCGGCTTCGGCAACGGTCGGGTGCTGACCCTGATCAACGCCCTGGAAGGCAGCGGCTTCGCCTACACCCTGGCCCGCCCGTCCCTGGTGGCCCTCAGCGGCCAGAGCGCAAGCTTCCTGGCCGGGGGCGAAATCCCCATCCCGGTGCCCAGCACCGGCAGCAACAGCGTGACCATCGAATACAAGGAGTTCGGTATCCGCCTGACCCTCACGCCCACCATCGTCGATCGCGGGCGTATCTCCCTTAAGGTTGCCCCGGAGGTCAGCGAACTGGACTACAGCAACGCCGTGACCATTGCCGGGACCCAAGTCCCGGCGCTGACCATCCGCCGCACCGATACCAGCATTTCCCTGGCCGACGGCGAAAGCTTCGTCATCAGCGGCCTGATCAGCACCAACAACAGCTCTCAAGTGAACAAGTTTCCAGGGCTGGGGGACATTCCGGTGCTCGGAGCCTTCTTTCGCGACACCACGATCAATCGCGAAGAGCGTGAACTGCTGATGGTAGTGACCCCGCACCTGGTCCAGCCCCTGGCCGCCGACGCCAAGCTGCCGGCCCTGCCCGGCGAACGGCTGCGCAACTACGACCCGAACTTCTACCGCATGTTCTTCCTCGAGAACGGCAACTTCGACAAGCGCAGCGGGTTGTCGCAATGA
- a CDS encoding Flp family type IVb pilin, producing MIFQYLLLRARQFFDRTEGASAIEYAIVVAMVAVVVVAFVTPLGDRVLAIFNNILTNLGGGTVTRPNP from the coding sequence ATGATTTTTCAATACTTGTTGCTCAGGGCGCGCCAGTTTTTTGACCGCACCGAAGGCGCATCCGCCATCGAGTACGCCATTGTCGTGGCCATGGTGGCCGTTGTGGTCGTGGCGTTCGTCACCCCCCTGGGTGATCGTGTTCTGGCCATTTTCAACAACATCCTGACTAACCTTGGAGGCGGCACCGTCACCCGTCCTAACCCTTGA
- a CDS encoding CpaF family protein, translated as MSGEKLFGAPPRAGAGNSDHEGLKLVLHRYIIDAIEESGKNLLESSRQNLSQFVTDKVAEYIARMHLAISRYEMERLAEEIVDELTGFGPLEVLLRDPAVTEILVNGPHRVFVEREGVLHQSDLRFIDAHHVERVMQRILAPLGRRLDESSPMVDARLPDGSRVNAIIPPIALDGPCLSIRKFRKDMLKSSDLIAMQTIDLAIFEFIQEAVGKRCNILISGGTGTGKTTLLNILSQLINPHERLVTIEDVAELQLGHPHVVRLETRPPNAEGHGEVKASDLIRNALRMRPDRIILGEIRGVEVLDVLTAMNTGHDGSMSTVHANNAQDALLRLETLVGLTGRQIAERTLRQMICAALDVVIQLTRMPDGRRCVSEVVEVVGIRDDIYVTNTLFRLDRRTGFGFLREAMNPAGDKLRRESGLGVN; from the coding sequence ATGAGCGGCGAAAAACTCTTTGGCGCACCACCCCGCGCAGGCGCCGGCAACAGCGACCACGAAGGCCTGAAGCTGGTGCTACATCGCTACATCATCGATGCCATCGAAGAGTCGGGGAAAAACCTGCTGGAAAGCTCCCGGCAGAACCTCTCGCAATTCGTCACCGACAAGGTGGCGGAGTACATCGCGCGCATGCACCTGGCGATCTCGCGCTATGAAATGGAGCGGCTGGCCGAAGAGATCGTCGACGAGCTGACCGGCTTCGGCCCCCTGGAAGTGCTGTTGCGCGATCCGGCGGTGACCGAGATCCTGGTGAACGGCCCGCATCGGGTGTTCGTCGAACGTGAAGGCGTGCTGCACCAGAGCGACCTGCGCTTCATCGACGCCCACCATGTGGAGCGGGTGATGCAGCGGATTCTCGCGCCCCTGGGCCGGCGCCTCGACGAGTCCTCGCCGATGGTCGATGCGCGCCTGCCGGATGGCAGCCGGGTCAACGCGATCATCCCGCCCATCGCCCTGGACGGGCCCTGCCTGTCGATTCGAAAGTTTCGCAAGGACATGCTCAAGAGCAGCGACCTGATTGCCATGCAGACCATCGACCTGGCGATCTTCGAATTCATCCAGGAAGCGGTGGGCAAGCGCTGCAACATCCTGATCAGCGGCGGTACCGGCACCGGCAAGACCACCCTGCTGAACATCCTCAGCCAGTTGATCAACCCCCATGAACGGCTGGTCACCATCGAGGACGTGGCCGAACTGCAACTGGGCCACCCCCACGTGGTCCGCCTGGAAACCCGCCCGCCCAATGCCGAGGGGCACGGCGAGGTGAAGGCCAGCGACCTGATCCGCAACGCCCTGCGGATGCGTCCGGACCGGATCATCCTCGGCGAGATCCGTGGTGTGGAAGTACTGGACGTGCTGACCGCAATGAACACCGGCCACGACGGCTCCATGAGCACCGTGCACGCCAACAATGCCCAGGATGCCCTGCTGCGCCTGGAAACCCTGGTGGGCCTGACCGGCCGCCAGATCGCCGAGCGCACCCTGCGGCAGATGATCTGCGCCGCCCTGGATGTGGTGATCCAGTTGACCCGCATGCCCGATGGCCGGCGTTGCGTCAGCGAAGTCGTGGAAGTGGTGGGCATACGTGACGACATCTACGTCACCAACACCCTGTTCCGCCTGGATCGTCGTACCGGCTTCGGCTTCCTGCGCGAGGCAATGAACCCTGCGGGTGACAAACTGCGCCGCGAAAGCGGGCTGGGCGTCAATTGA
- a CDS encoding response regulator — translation MTSPSSRQQLLLVDDEEDALLELAELLEGEGFCCFTATSVKLALDHLTRHPDIALVITDLRMPEESGLSLIKRLREHTARQHLPVIVMSGHADMDDVSDLLRLQVLDLFRKPIYHVRLLETLNNLFPEPRLHVVGP, via the coding sequence ATGACTTCCCCATCCTCACGTCAGCAACTTCTTCTGGTCGATGACGAAGAGGATGCATTGCTGGAACTTGCCGAACTGCTCGAAGGCGAGGGCTTCTGCTGTTTCACTGCCACCTCGGTGAAGCTGGCCCTGGACCACCTCACCCGGCATCCGGATATCGCCCTGGTAATCACTGACCTGCGCATGCCCGAGGAAAGCGGCCTGTCGCTGATCAAGCGCCTGCGTGAGCACACCGCGCGCCAGCACCTGCCGGTGATCGTCATGTCGGGGCATGCCGACATGGATGACGTCAGCGACCTGCTGCGGCTGCAGGTCCTGGACCTGTTTCGCAAGCCGATCTACCACGTGCGCCTGCTGGAAACCCTCAACAATCTGTTTCCCGAACCCCGGCTGCATGTCGTTGGCCCCTGA
- a CDS encoding type II secretion system F family protein, with product MLVLAAVLMFLGALLLLGNGVLEQRRRERQIAQRLQGNMTRDSRLGNWLRLLGDSRFGQRAVSMDSETQTLLNRLGWRRARERSLFAASQIATPVLAVCLVIFIQEVAFPQAQSKWLVPMLALGAGYLLPKRALAYAAKRRQKHIALEISTFIPLLRILFESGMAVEQALRVLSSEAQKLLPELTHELRLILARVDSGLELGHELNQTATLLAVDELTDTCVILQQLILQGGGAMKSLQALKQLLDDRRLTRLQEYISKMSAKMSVVMMLFLFPALLIVLAGPGFTAIARAFAS from the coding sequence ATGCTGGTTCTGGCCGCTGTACTGATGTTTCTCGGAGCGTTGCTGCTGCTTGGCAACGGTGTGCTGGAACAGCGCCGGCGCGAGCGCCAGATCGCCCAGCGCTTGCAGGGCAACATGACCCGCGACAGCCGCCTGGGCAACTGGCTGCGACTGCTGGGCGACAGCCGCTTCGGGCAGCGCGCGGTGAGCATGGACAGTGAAACCCAGACCCTGCTCAACCGTCTGGGCTGGCGCCGCGCCAGAGAGCGCTCATTGTTCGCCGCCAGCCAGATCGCCACACCGGTGCTGGCCGTGTGCCTGGTGATCTTCATCCAGGAAGTGGCCTTTCCCCAGGCCCAGAGCAAGTGGCTGGTACCCATGCTGGCACTCGGTGCCGGCTACCTGCTACCCAAGCGCGCGCTGGCCTACGCCGCCAAGCGCCGGCAGAAGCACATCGCCCTGGAGATCTCGACCTTCATTCCCCTGCTGCGCATCCTGTTCGAGTCGGGCATGGCAGTGGAACAGGCGTTGCGCGTACTGAGCAGCGAAGCGCAAAAGCTGCTGCCGGAACTGACCCACGAACTGCGCCTGATCCTGGCCCGTGTCGACTCGGGGCTGGAGCTGGGCCATGAACTCAACCAGACCGCCACCCTGCTGGCGGTGGACGAGTTGACCGACACCTGCGTGATTCTCCAGCAACTGATCCTGCAGGGCGGCGGGGCAATGAAATCGCTGCAGGCGCTCAAGCAACTGCTGGACGACCGGCGCCTGACCCGCCTGCAGGAATACATCTCGAAAATGTCCGCAAAAATGTCGGTGGTG
- a CDS encoding type II secretion system F family protein translates to MIGLLFTLICLLLLGLSGWLFYHGVRKTERERVLNRLAEGQPDLTPQRTSWGGLERAFARAGLGQPSERLGLWLAVWVVLMLLGYVLASWLGLLGGILLPPLLLRLYIAWLYQRRLKRMIEQLPALLDHSVRSLKSGRTLADAVLGAIEASNDPLKNAMGRIQRNVQLGVNLPDAVSDFAEFYEQDELRMFALGLKVNHRYGGNASELLENLIKLIREREQGARQLSAMTGETRMTAWVLGNLPLLLVGYFMLTNPGYMLGMWHDSAGQKMLITAVCLQIFGCLALWRMLRSI, encoded by the coding sequence ATGATCGGTCTGCTGTTTACCTTGATCTGCCTGCTTCTGCTGGGGCTTTCCGGCTGGCTGTTCTACCACGGCGTGCGCAAGACCGAGCGGGAACGAGTGCTCAACCGCCTGGCCGAAGGGCAGCCCGACCTGACGCCACAACGCACCTCCTGGGGTGGCCTGGAGCGCGCGTTCGCCCGGGCCGGCCTGGGCCAGCCCAGCGAGCGCCTGGGCCTGTGGCTGGCGGTGTGGGTGGTGCTGATGCTGCTAGGCTATGTGCTGGCGAGCTGGCTCGGCCTGTTGGGCGGCATCCTCCTGCCACCCCTGCTGCTGCGGCTGTATATCGCCTGGCTGTATCAGCGCCGGCTCAAGCGCATGATCGAACAACTGCCGGCCTTGCTCGATCACAGCGTGCGCAGCCTGAAGTCCGGGCGCACCCTGGCGGACGCCGTGCTGGGTGCCATCGAGGCCAGCAACGACCCGCTGAAGAACGCCATGGGCCGCATCCAGCGCAACGTGCAACTGGGGGTCAACCTGCCGGACGCGGTCAGCGATTTTGCCGAGTTCTACGAGCAGGACGAACTGCGCATGTTCGCCCTGGGCCTGAAGGTCAATCATCGCTACGGCGGCAACGCCAGCGAGTTGCTGGAAAACCTGATCAAGCTGATCCGCGAGCGCGAGCAAGGGGCGCGGCAACTGAGCGCGATGACCGGGGAAACCCGCATGACCGCCTGGGTCCTGGGGAACCTGCCGCTGTTGCTGGTGGGCTACTTCATGCTGACCAACCCGGGCTACATGCTGGGCATGTGGCACGACTCCGCGGGGCAGAAAATGCTGATCACCGCGGTGTGCCTGCAGATCTTCGGCTGCCTGGCCCTTTGGCGCATGTTGAGGAGCATCTGA
- a CDS encoding AAA family ATPase, with amino-acid sequence MNQDLSQTFLAITRNSTDLEWLQGALAPLGQVVGADGSLDELLALVDVTFANLVFVGLDREHVVAQAALIEGALEAKPMLAIVALGDGMDNQLVLNAMRAGARDFVAYGSRSSEVAGLVRRLSKRLPAVTPNTQLGGLTVLYGAQGDGDGALLASHLALVVQKSGQQTLLLDLGLPRGDSLALLGLESSFHFGDALRHLRRLDATLIDSAFTSAEAGLRILAYASHDAPLEHTSAAELYMLLSALRQHFQHIVVNLVGQPDSEALRTFVSHCDKLLWCTDQNVLDCRRNLAILNHWREKGMKLEHARLLVDRYLRTVAPDSETLGKTFGLEVIAVLAYSPEVRLNAKNQGVTLFELAPREALTQSLRTLGERLAKRSQGLPKPKAGWLNRIMGGR; translated from the coding sequence ATGAACCAGGACCTGAGCCAGACGTTTCTCGCCATCACCCGCAACAGCACCGACCTGGAGTGGCTGCAAGGCGCCCTGGCGCCCCTGGGCCAGGTCGTGGGTGCCGACGGCAGTCTCGACGAGCTGCTGGCACTGGTGGATGTGACCTTCGCCAACCTGGTGTTCGTCGGCCTCGATCGCGAACACGTGGTGGCCCAGGCCGCCCTGATCGAAGGCGCCCTGGAAGCCAAGCCGATGCTGGCGATCGTCGCCCTCGGTGATGGCATGGACAACCAGTTGGTGCTCAATGCCATGCGCGCCGGCGCCCGCGACTTCGTCGCCTACGGCTCGCGCTCCAGTGAAGTCGCCGGGCTGGTCCGCCGTCTGAGCAAACGCCTGCCGGCAGTGACACCCAACACGCAACTGGGCGGCCTGACCGTGCTCTATGGCGCCCAGGGCGATGGCGACGGCGCCCTCCTGGCCAGCCACCTGGCGCTGGTGGTGCAGAAGAGTGGCCAGCAGACTCTGCTGCTGGACCTGGGCCTGCCCCGGGGCGACAGCCTGGCGCTGCTGGGCCTGGAAAGCTCGTTCCACTTCGGCGACGCCCTGCGCCACCTGCGGCGCCTGGATGCCACACTGATCGACAGCGCCTTCACCAGCGCCGAGGCGGGCCTGCGGATCCTCGCCTACGCCAGCCACGACGCGCCTCTGGAACACACCAGCGCGGCGGAGCTGTACATGCTCCTCAGTGCCTTGCGCCAGCACTTCCAGCACATTGTGGTGAACCTTGTCGGCCAGCCGGACAGCGAGGCCCTGCGTACCTTCGTCAGCCATTGCGACAAGCTGCTGTGGTGCACCGACCAGAACGTGCTCGACTGCCGGCGCAACCTGGCCATACTCAATCACTGGCGTGAAAAAGGCATGAAACTCGAGCATGCGCGCTTGCTGGTCGACCGCTACCTGCGCACCGTGGCACCGGATTCCGAAACCCTGGGCAAGACCTTCGGCCTGGAGGTGATCGCGGTGCTGGCCTACAGCCCCGAGGTGCGCCTGAACGCCAAGAACCAGGGCGTTACCCTGTTCGAACTGGCCCCGCGCGAGGCCCTGACCCAAAGCCTGCGTACCCTGGGCGAGCGGCTGGCGAAACGCTCCCAGGGCCTGCCCAAGCCCAAGGCCGGCTGGCTCAATCGCATCATGGGGGGCAGATGA